One window of Chryseobacterium indologenes genomic DNA carries:
- a CDS encoding hemolysin family protein — protein sequence MDSDIVRLLLALFLVLLNGFFVAAEFSIVKVRYSQIQLKAAEGNSMAKQAEHIIKHLDEYLSATQLGITLASLALGWVGESALHHIVENIFTSLSIDLTQTTITTISVVTSFVLITIMHIVFGELIPKSIAIRKSEATTMATAVPLRVFYTIFKPFIWLMNSMSNGFLRLVKIHPASEQEIHSTEELQLLVKQSADSGEIEEENYEIIKNAFDFTDHSAKQIMVPRQNITSIDFEEDVNDIINKIMDSGYSRIPVYIDSIDNIIGIFYTKEIIREFVKRKGNLDHEDLKDLMRDAFFVVESKKVSDLLKTFQLKKQHIAVVIDEFGGTEGIITLEDILEELVGEIQDEEDDEEKIVDKISDNTYWVQATQPLDEINEFLPKKLPLSEESEYNSLAGFILYELEDIPEENQEFDLEDYHFKILKMNNKSVELVELVYEEPNAIDHLADKIGEV from the coding sequence ATGGACTCGGACATAGTCAGGCTTTTGCTGGCCTTATTTCTTGTTTTACTAAATGGCTTCTTCGTAGCCGCAGAATTTTCAATTGTTAAAGTTCGTTATTCACAAATTCAGTTAAAAGCCGCAGAAGGTAATTCTATGGCTAAACAGGCAGAACATATCATCAAGCATCTTGATGAATATCTTTCCGCTACACAATTAGGAATTACATTGGCGTCCCTTGCCCTTGGTTGGGTAGGAGAAAGTGCCCTGCATCATATTGTTGAAAATATTTTCACCTCTTTGAGTATTGATCTTACTCAGACAACAATTACTACAATTTCAGTAGTGACCAGTTTTGTATTGATTACAATCATGCACATTGTATTTGGTGAGCTTATCCCAAAATCTATTGCGATCAGAAAATCTGAAGCAACTACAATGGCAACTGCTGTTCCGCTAAGAGTTTTTTACACGATTTTTAAACCGTTTATCTGGTTGATGAACTCAATGTCAAATGGTTTTCTTAGATTGGTTAAAATTCACCCGGCTTCCGAACAGGAAATTCACTCTACAGAAGAACTTCAGCTTTTGGTAAAACAAAGTGCTGACAGCGGAGAGATTGAAGAAGAGAACTATGAGATCATCAAAAATGCATTTGATTTTACCGATCATTCTGCTAAGCAGATCATGGTTCCAAGACAAAATATTACTTCTATCGATTTTGAAGAAGATGTGAATGATATCATCAATAAGATTATGGACAGCGGATATTCCCGTATTCCTGTATACATCGACTCTATTGATAATATTATCGGGATTTTCTATACAAAAGAAATCATCAGAGAATTTGTCAAAAGAAAAGGAAATCTGGATCATGAAGATCTTAAAGATTTAATGCGGGATGCCTTTTTCGTCGTAGAAAGTAAAAAAGTTTCGGACTTACTGAAAACGTTCCAGCTTAAAAAGCAACATATTGCTGTCGTTATCGACGAGTTTGGTGGAACTGAAGGAATTATTACATTAGAAGATATTCTGGAAGAACTGGTAGGGGAAATTCAGGATGAAGAAGACGATGAAGAAAAAATCGTTGATAAAATATCGGATAATACCTATTGGGTACAGGCTACACAGCCTTTAGATGAAATCAATGAATTCCTGCCTAAAAAACTTCCGCTTTCAGAGGAAAGTGAGTACAATTCATTAGCCGGATTCATTCTTTATGAGTTGGAAGACATTCCGGAAGAAAACCAGGAGTTTGATCTTGAAGATTATCACTTTAAAATTCTGAAAATGAATAATAAAAGTGTGGAACTTGTAGAATTGGTCTATGAAGAACCTAATGCTATAGATCATTTGGCAGATAAAATTGGAGAAGTTTAA
- the udk gene encoding uridine kinase — MLVIGIAGGTGSGKTTVVDKILQQLDIEGMNILSQDNYYHDNQGLTLTEREALNYDHPKSIDFDLLIKHVKALKNNEPIEQPIYSFVTHSRTGDHVTVEPKNVLVVEGILVLTNKELLKEFDLKVFVHADSDERLIRRIRRDTQERGRDLSEVLHRYQTTLKPMHQEFIEPSKNDADLIIPNMKQNSVAIDFLTTVIKNSLKKH, encoded by the coding sequence ATGCTTGTAATAGGAATTGCCGGTGGTACAGGATCCGGCAAAACTACAGTTGTTGACAAGATACTTCAGCAGCTTGATATTGAGGGAATGAATATCCTTTCTCAGGATAATTATTATCACGACAACCAAGGTCTTACATTGACAGAAAGAGAAGCTCTTAATTATGACCACCCGAAATCAATAGACTTTGACCTACTGATAAAACATGTAAAAGCTTTGAAAAATAATGAGCCTATTGAACAGCCCATTTACAGCTTTGTTACTCATTCCAGAACAGGAGATCATGTGACTGTAGAACCTAAAAACGTATTGGTAGTAGAAGGAATTCTGGTTCTTACCAACAAAGAATTACTGAAAGAATTTGATTTGAAAGTATTCGTTCATGCAGATTCTGACGAAAGACTGATCAGGAGGATCAGGAGAGATACCCAGGAAAGGGGGAGAGATCTGAGCGAAGTTTTACACCGTTATCAGACTACATTGAAACCAATGCACCAGGAATTCATAGAACCATCTAAAAATGATGCCGATCTTATTATCCCTAATATGAAGCAGAATTCCGTAGCGATTGATTTTTTAACTACCGTTATTAAAAACTCGTTGAAAAAACATTAA
- the atpA gene encoding F0F1 ATP synthase subunit alpha, which produces MAEINPAEVSAILKQQLANFDTQSNVEEVGTVLTIGDGIARVYGLENVQYGELVKFSSDVEGIVLNLEEDNVGVALLGESKLVKEGDTVRRTNRISSIKVGEGMLGRVVDTLGNPIDGKGPITGDLYEMPLERKAPGVIFRQPVTEPLQSGIVAIDSMIPVGRGQRELIIGDRQTGKTTVAIDTIINQKEFFDAGQPVYCIYVAIGQKASTVAQIVKTLSDKGALAYTVIVAANASDPVPMQVYSAMAGAAIGEFFRDTGRPALIVYDDLSKQAVAYRELSLLLRRPPGREAYPGDVFYLHSRLLERAAKVIADDNIAKQMNDLPESLKPIVKGGGSLTALPIIETQAGDVSAYIPTNVISITDGQIFLESDLFNSGVRPAINVGISVSRVGGNAQIKSMKKVSGTLKLDQAQYKELEAFAKFGSDLDASTLAVISKGERNVELLKQPVNSPLPVDSQVAMIYAGTENLLRNVPIRKVKEFQVEYIAFLRSKHPDTMAAIKAGKIDNDITAVLKQAANDLASKYN; this is translated from the coding sequence ATGGCAGAAATAAATCCGGCAGAAGTATCTGCGATCTTAAAACAGCAATTGGCCAACTTCGATACTCAATCAAACGTTGAGGAAGTAGGTACAGTTTTAACCATCGGTGATGGTATTGCTCGTGTATACGGGTTAGAAAACGTACAATACGGAGAGTTGGTGAAATTTTCTAGTGATGTAGAAGGTATTGTACTTAACCTTGAAGAAGACAACGTAGGTGTTGCTCTACTTGGTGAAAGTAAATTAGTAAAAGAAGGTGATACAGTAAGAAGAACAAACAGAATCTCTTCTATTAAAGTAGGAGAAGGTATGTTAGGAAGAGTAGTAGATACTCTTGGTAACCCTATCGATGGTAAAGGTCCTATTACTGGGGATTTATACGAAATGCCATTGGAAAGAAAAGCTCCTGGAGTTATCTTCAGACAGCCGGTAACTGAGCCTTTACAGTCAGGTATCGTTGCTATTGACTCTATGATCCCTGTAGGAAGAGGACAGAGAGAGCTTATCATTGGTGACAGACAGACAGGTAAAACTACTGTTGCGATCGATACGATCATCAACCAAAAAGAATTCTTTGATGCTGGGCAGCCAGTATATTGTATATATGTTGCTATCGGTCAGAAAGCTTCTACTGTAGCACAAATCGTTAAAACTCTTTCTGATAAAGGAGCTTTAGCTTATACTGTAATCGTTGCGGCTAACGCATCAGATCCAGTTCCAATGCAGGTATATTCTGCGATGGCAGGTGCTGCTATCGGTGAATTCTTCAGAGATACAGGTAGACCAGCATTGATCGTTTATGATGACTTATCTAAACAAGCTGTTGCTTACCGTGAGCTTTCTCTACTATTAAGAAGACCACCGGGCCGTGAAGCTTATCCTGGAGACGTTTTCTACCTTCACTCAAGACTATTGGAAAGAGCAGCAAAAGTAATCGCTGATGATAACATTGCTAAGCAAATGAACGATTTGCCAGAATCTCTTAAGCCAATTGTAAAAGGTGGTGGTTCATTAACGGCACTTCCAATTATTGAAACTCAGGCTGGTGACGTTTCTGCGTACATCCCTACCAACGTAATCTCTATTACGGACGGACAGATCTTCTTGGAGTCTGATCTATTCAACTCAGGGGTTCGTCCTGCGATCAACGTAGGTATCTCTGTATCCAGAGTAGGTGGTAACGCTCAGATCAAATCAATGAAAAAAGTATCTGGTACTTTGAAATTAGACCAGGCGCAATATAAAGAACTAGAAGCGTTTGCTAAGTTCGGTTCTGACCTTGATGCTTCTACTTTAGCAGTTATCTCTAAAGGTGAAAGAAACGTAGAGCTTCTTAAGCAGCCGGTAAACTCTCCACTTCCGGTAGACAGCCAGGTTGCAATGATCTACGCTGGAACTGAGAACTTGCTAAGAAATGTTCCTATCAGAAAAGTAAAAGAATTCCAGGTAGAGTATATCGCATTCCTGAGATCTAAGCACCCTGATACAATGGCAGCTATTAAAGCAGGTAAAATCGATAATGATATTACAGCAGTTCTTAAGCAGGCAGCTAACGATTTAGCTTCTAAATACAACTAA
- a CDS encoding methylmalonyl-CoA mutase family protein: protein MSNTDIFSNWENLVKKQLKTEDIYPILEKPNLEGIEVKPFYTEVQKPLVNLPRVEESTHLVAKYHESLEEEVFAFILDHNVENLNQKTLFVNNKELAGHISPKEEDQYFSLIDIFNEKEGNIDDQLAKELLAKDFKRNICVDISLHQNAGAAIYQQLGIALAKTKELVEAYGAEILNKLIFRIAVGGNYFFEMAKLRAFKIVFNQFSKEYGMDEVPYIFAETSMRNKAVSDNENNLIRSTLELASAMIGGADAVFTNNYLVSRSTDNSEEISFKQQIVLAYESIINVFEDAANGSYYIEDITKQFAEKSWALFVETEDAGGYLELLKQGVIQKKIYDHAIEEQQWIEEGKIKLIGVNLYPKLDVKKSIGDLYNENEIKAVRWAEMFE from the coding sequence ATGTCAAATACAGATATATTTTCAAACTGGGAAAATTTAGTCAAAAAACAACTTAAGACAGAGGATATTTACCCTATTTTAGAAAAGCCGAATTTGGAAGGAATAGAGGTGAAGCCTTTTTACACAGAGGTTCAGAAGCCTTTGGTAAATCTGCCCAGAGTTGAAGAAAGTACCCATTTGGTAGCAAAATACCATGAAAGTTTAGAAGAAGAAGTATTTGCATTTATCCTTGATCATAATGTTGAAAATCTTAATCAGAAGACTCTTTTTGTCAACAACAAAGAACTTGCAGGACATATAAGTCCTAAAGAAGAAGACCAGTATTTTTCACTGATTGACATTTTTAATGAAAAAGAAGGAAATATAGACGATCAGCTGGCTAAAGAATTACTGGCTAAAGACTTTAAAAGAAATATCTGTGTTGATATTTCACTGCATCAGAATGCCGGAGCAGCTATTTATCAACAGCTTGGTATTGCGCTCGCAAAAACTAAGGAGCTGGTAGAAGCTTATGGTGCAGAAATTTTGAATAAACTGATCTTCAGAATAGCAGTGGGAGGAAATTATTTCTTTGAAATGGCAAAACTGAGAGCCTTTAAAATCGTTTTCAACCAGTTTTCCAAAGAATATGGAATGGACGAAGTTCCATACATCTTTGCAGAAACTTCAATGAGAAATAAGGCCGTTTCTGACAATGAAAATAACCTGATCCGTTCTACATTAGAACTTGCTTCCGCCATGATCGGAGGGGCAGACGCTGTTTTTACCAATAATTATCTTGTCAGCAGAAGTACGGATAATTCGGAAGAAATTTCCTTCAAACAACAGATTGTGCTGGCTTACGAGAGTATCATCAATGTATTTGAAGATGCAGCAAACGGAAGTTATTATATTGAAGATATTACGAAGCAGTTTGCAGAAAAATCCTGGGCATTATTTGTTGAAACTGAAGACGCAGGAGGGTATCTTGAATTGTTAAAACAAGGCGTTATTCAGAAGAAGATCTATGATCACGCTATTGAAGAACAACAATGGATTGAAGAAGGGAAAATAAAGCTGATTGGAGTGAATTTATACCCTAAATTAGACGTTAAAAAGTCTATCGGAGATCTATATAACGAAAATGAAATAAAAGCCGTCCGTTGGGCTGAAATGTTTGAATAA
- a CDS encoding dipeptidase produces MQETLNYINENKQRFVDELFELLRIPSISADPAYKDDVLKCADVVAAHLKNAGADNVEVCQTKGYPIVFGEKILDKSLPTVLVYGHYDVQPADPLELWTKPPFEPYIEKTELHPEGAIFARGSADDKGQFFMHLKAFEAMMKTNALPCNVKFILEGEEEVGSVSLGDWVNENKEKLACDCILISDTHIYSNEQPTVTTGLRGLSYVEVEVEGPNRDLHSGLYGGAVPNPIHVLSRMIANLIDENGHITIDGFYDNVETVSDADRADMNKLKDNPEEFKKSIGLSNIEGEKGYTTLERTSIRPTLDCNGIWGGYTGEGAKTVIPSKAFAKISMRLVPYQTPQEITEKFTKYFEKIAPDTVKIKVTPHHGGMPYVLPTNTKEFAAAKQAMESAFGKEVLPYRGGGSIPITAMFEQVLGAKSVLMGFGLDSDAIHSPNEHYGLFNFYKGIESIPLFFENYSK; encoded by the coding sequence ATGCAAGAGACATTAAATTACATTAACGAAAACAAACAACGTTTCGTGGATGAATTATTTGAGTTATTGAGAATTCCTTCTATTTCTGCAGATCCGGCGTATAAAGATGACGTTTTGAAATGTGCAGATGTTGTGGCGGCACACCTTAAAAATGCAGGAGCTGATAATGTTGAAGTTTGCCAGACTAAAGGTTATCCAATTGTTTTCGGAGAGAAAATTTTAGATAAAAGTTTACCTACAGTATTGGTATATGGACATTATGATGTTCAGCCGGCAGATCCATTGGAACTATGGACAAAACCACCTTTTGAACCTTATATTGAAAAAACGGAACTACATCCTGAAGGAGCTATTTTTGCAAGAGGTTCTGCGGATGATAAAGGACAGTTCTTCATGCACCTGAAAGCTTTTGAAGCTATGATGAAAACCAATGCTCTTCCTTGTAACGTTAAATTTATTTTAGAAGGAGAAGAAGAAGTGGGTTCTGTAAGCTTAGGAGACTGGGTAAATGAAAATAAAGAGAAATTAGCTTGCGACTGTATCTTAATTTCCGATACTCATATTTACAGCAACGAACAACCAACGGTTACAACAGGATTAAGAGGTTTAAGCTATGTAGAAGTAGAAGTGGAGGGTCCAAACAGAGATTTGCACTCAGGTCTTTACGGTGGGGCGGTTCCAAACCCTATTCACGTTCTTTCAAGAATGATTGCTAATCTGATTGATGAAAACGGTCATATTACAATTGACGGATTCTATGACAACGTAGAAACGGTTTCAGATGCAGACAGAGCTGATATGAACAAATTGAAAGACAATCCTGAAGAATTCAAAAAATCAATTGGATTAAGCAATATAGAAGGAGAAAAAGGATATACAACTTTAGAAAGAACATCTATCCGTCCTACTTTAGACTGCAACGGAATCTGGGGTGGCTATACAGGAGAAGGTGCAAAAACTGTTATTCCTTCTAAGGCTTTTGCTAAAATTTCAATGCGTTTGGTTCCTTACCAGACTCCTCAGGAAATCACGGAAAAATTCACGAAATATTTTGAAAAAATCGCTCCGGATACTGTAAAAATTAAAGTAACGCCTCACCATGGAGGAATGCCTTATGTTTTACCAACCAATACCAAAGAATTTGCAGCGGCAAAACAGGCGATGGAATCTGCATTTGGGAAAGAAGTTCTTCCATACAGAGGAGGAGGTAGTATTCCTATTACAGCGATGTTTGAGCAGGTTTTAGGAGCTAAGTCCGTATTGATGGGCTTCGGGTTGGATTCTGATGCGATCCACTCTCCAAACGAGCATTATGGATTATTTAATTTCTATAAAGGAATTGAAAGTATTCCGTTGTTCTTTGAAAATTATTCAAAGTAA
- the atpG gene encoding ATP synthase F1 subunit gamma, translated as MANLKEIRGRITSISSTMQITRAMKMVSAAKLKKAQDAIVMLRPYSEKLQELIQNVNSSSDPDQISVYAQKREVKRILFIAVTSNRGLAGAFNSSIVKELNLQFQNNSQYEIEVLPIGKKVYDAVRRNRSVYTNGSSVYDNLNFDTVAHITEGVMTSFREGKFDEVYVIYNKFVNAATQEVTTEKLLPISMPENTEPQVETDYIFEPNRAEILDNLIPKSIKTQVFKSILDSVASEHGARMTAMHKATDNAEALRNDLKIFYNKARQAAITNEILEIVSGAEALKNS; from the coding sequence ATGGCAAACTTAAAAGAAATACGAGGCAGAATTACGTCAATTTCATCTACGATGCAGATTACACGTGCTATGAAAATGGTTTCCGCAGCGAAACTTAAAAAAGCACAGGATGCAATCGTAATGTTAAGACCTTATTCTGAAAAATTACAGGAGCTTATCCAGAATGTAAATTCTAGCTCAGATCCTGATCAGATTTCTGTATATGCTCAGAAAAGGGAGGTTAAAAGAATACTTTTCATCGCTGTTACTTCAAACAGAGGTCTTGCGGGAGCTTTTAACTCTTCAATTGTGAAAGAGCTTAACCTTCAGTTTCAGAACAATTCTCAATACGAGATTGAAGTTTTACCAATAGGTAAAAAAGTATATGATGCTGTAAGAAGAAACCGTTCAGTATATACTAACGGAAGTTCTGTTTATGATAACCTTAACTTTGATACAGTTGCTCATATCACTGAAGGTGTAATGACAAGTTTCAGAGAAGGTAAATTTGACGAAGTATATGTTATTTATAACAAATTCGTGAATGCGGCAACTCAGGAAGTAACTACAGAAAAACTTCTTCCGATTTCAATGCCTGAAAACACTGAGCCGCAGGTTGAAACAGATTATATCTTTGAACCTAACAGAGCTGAGATCCTGGATAATTTGATTCCAAAATCGATCAAAACTCAGGTTTTCAAATCAATCCTGGATTCAGTAGCATCTGAGCACGGAGCGAGAATGACTGCAATGCACAAAGCTACAGACAATGCAGAGGCGTTGAGAAATGATCTGAAGATCTTCTACAACAAAGCAAGACAGGCTGCAATTACCAACGAAATTTTGGAAATTGTTTCCGGAGCAGAAGCTTTGAAAAATTCATAA
- a CDS encoding T9SS type A sorting domain-containing protein has translation MKKLYIFAISLISISSFAQQTISFEASEGYTAGNINGQQGWVTTNNGAVPPVYLTSQLVSAEMASQGSNSFKITPDLPYGPQQSPVMGGFYTFATPLTYNSFTQSFDVRLTQKNSSSSDFVFRTVSTTGAGGIVTYIDFSYDGKILIATAGSNNLVDTNQTWNANTWYRVKIVSTATGIQYFVNDALIYTGQPFSNNNINRMDFVHDNYGGSAYIDNIKINNEASLSTRDAVKNDVKLSIYPNPATDVIKITTPNKIKHVEVYDMSGKRIEVTLNGDQVNVRNLSSGAYLLNVETEGKNFTEKFIKK, from the coding sequence ATGAAGAAACTTTACATTTTCGCAATTTCGTTGATTTCCATATCATCTTTTGCCCAGCAGACCATCTCTTTTGAAGCCAGTGAAGGATATACAGCAGGAAACATTAATGGGCAGCAAGGTTGGGTGACTACCAATAATGGAGCTGTACCGCCAGTATATTTGACAAGTCAATTGGTATCAGCTGAAATGGCAAGCCAGGGTTCAAATAGCTTTAAAATAACTCCAGACCTGCCTTATGGTCCACAGCAAAGTCCTGTTATGGGTGGATTTTATACTTTTGCAACACCATTAACCTATAATAGCTTTACACAGTCATTTGATGTAAGACTTACCCAAAAAAATTCATCAAGCTCAGATTTTGTGTTCAGAACAGTGAGTACAACTGGTGCTGGAGGAATTGTTACTTATATTGACTTTTCTTACGACGGGAAAATTTTAATTGCAACAGCCGGGTCCAATAATTTAGTAGATACTAACCAGACCTGGAATGCCAACACATGGTACAGAGTGAAAATAGTGTCTACTGCTACAGGTATCCAATATTTCGTGAATGATGCTCTTATCTACACAGGACAGCCATTCAGTAACAATAATATTAACAGAATGGATTTTGTGCATGATAATTATGGAGGTTCTGCCTATATCGATAACATCAAAATCAATAATGAAGCATCACTGTCTACAAGAGATGCCGTTAAAAACGATGTGAAGCTATCCATTTATCCAAATCCTGCTACTGATGTGATAAAAATTACAACTCCTAATAAGATAAAACATGTTGAAGTATATGATATGTCAGGAAAAAGAATAGAGGTAACATTGAACGGTGATCAGGT
- a CDS encoding class I SAM-dependent methyltransferase, with the protein MENKLINKDIQNYINANLNADLHALLLKKSPFPEVSMQEIVQQIKGKQVAERKFPFLLKEGIIFPPQLNLEQSSSEKTALYKSEMMKGNQFIDLTSGFGIDAYYLSQNFEHITLVEQNTELLEIVAHNWNTLGRQANFINRKLEDFLNENQEHFDTIYLDPARRDQQKNKVFLLEDLSPDILEIQGKLLSISDQVVIKLSPLIDLKYLVSVLPGILRIEIIALKNDVKEVVIILSNENAGEIICNCVNLESGESGFTFIFGEEERAESEYSEPEKYIYIPNNSILKAGIFNLISQKFGLKKLHPNSHFYTSGEKKQDFPGRILEMKPVDSKNIKKKEQFNIISKNYPLKPEEIKKKYGLKDGGDHYLIFTQSKKGKIILKSV; encoded by the coding sequence GTGGAAAATAAATTAATAAACAAAGACATTCAAAACTATATCAATGCAAATCTGAATGCAGATTTACATGCATTACTTCTGAAAAAATCACCTTTTCCGGAAGTTTCTATGCAGGAAATTGTACAGCAGATCAAAGGAAAACAGGTTGCAGAAAGAAAATTTCCTTTTCTTTTGAAAGAAGGTATCATTTTCCCGCCACAGCTTAATCTGGAGCAGTCATCATCTGAAAAAACTGCCCTTTATAAGTCCGAAATGATGAAAGGGAATCAATTTATCGATCTTACGAGCGGTTTTGGTATTGATGCCTATTATCTGTCTCAAAACTTTGAGCATATCACTTTGGTAGAGCAGAATACAGAGCTTTTGGAAATTGTAGCCCATAATTGGAATACTTTGGGACGCCAGGCAAATTTTATCAACAGAAAGCTTGAAGATTTCCTGAACGAGAATCAGGAACATTTTGATACCATTTATCTTGATCCGGCCAGAAGAGATCAGCAAAAAAACAAAGTTTTTCTTTTAGAAGACCTTTCTCCTGATATTCTTGAAATTCAAGGAAAATTGCTGTCTATTTCTGATCAGGTAGTCATTAAACTCTCTCCACTTATTGATCTTAAGTATCTTGTGTCAGTACTGCCGGGTATTTTAAGGATAGAAATTATTGCCCTTAAAAATGATGTAAAAGAAGTTGTTATTATTTTATCCAATGAAAATGCAGGTGAGATTATCTGCAATTGTGTGAACCTTGAGAGTGGAGAATCTGGCTTCACCTTCATATTTGGAGAAGAAGAAAGGGCAGAATCAGAATATTCTGAGCCTGAAAAATACATTTACATCCCTAATAACTCTATTTTGAAAGCCGGAATCTTTAATTTAATTTCGCAAAAATTCGGATTGAAAAAACTTCATCCTAACAGCCATTTTTATACCTCAGGTGAAAAAAAGCAAGACTTTCCCGGGAGAATTCTGGAAATGAAACCGGTTGACTCTAAAAATATTAAGAAAAAAGAACAGTTTAATATTATTTCAAAAAATTATCCTTTAAAACCTGAAGAAATCAAGAAAAAATATGGCTTGAAAGACGGGGGAGATCATTACCTTATTTTTACACAATCCAAAAAAGGGAAAATAATATTAAAATCAGTATAA
- a CDS encoding T9SS type A sorting domain-containing protein yields the protein MKKYYSIAFLLSSVCIFAQQTVSFESNEGFNLGNIHGQAGWISTPTGGVPANVIHQSISADKASDGSSSLKIVKETTYGTQSDPIIGGFYNLPAPLAYNNFSVSFDINMSQLNGSDFGFQGVNSVDDQFVVRLDFDKTGLFKILNTVSGIQDLIPISSNWLPNIWYRIKVVGTATDVRYYLNNILIYTGTAASSVNIDQLRFVHNNALGTAYIDNIKVNSELLVLGIQDSGFTAKEVSVYPNPASDFIHINFPGTVKKIEIYDKSGRIIKTETNSSKMDVKGLPSGVYMVNITTEKKNFTEKVLIR from the coding sequence ATGAAAAAATACTACTCAATTGCATTTTTACTATCATCAGTGTGTATTTTTGCACAGCAGACTGTATCCTTTGAGTCCAATGAAGGATTCAACCTTGGAAATATCCATGGCCAGGCAGGATGGATCAGCACTCCCACAGGAGGAGTTCCTGCAAATGTAATCCATCAAAGCATCAGTGCAGATAAAGCCAGCGATGGAAGCAGTTCCCTCAAAATTGTCAAAGAAACCACCTACGGAACCCAGTCTGATCCTATTATCGGAGGTTTTTATAACCTGCCGGCTCCTCTTGCTTACAACAATTTCTCCGTATCATTTGATATCAATATGTCGCAGCTCAATGGCTCTGACTTTGGTTTTCAGGGAGTAAATAGTGTTGATGATCAGTTTGTAGTGAGATTGGATTTTGATAAAACCGGACTGTTCAAGATCCTTAATACAGTATCCGGTATACAGGATTTGATTCCAATATCTTCAAACTGGCTGCCTAATATCTGGTATAGAATAAAAGTCGTAGGAACTGCCACAGATGTCAGATATTACCTTAATAATATTCTTATTTACACTGGTACTGCCGCAAGTTCAGTGAATATAGATCAGCTGCGTTTTGTGCATAATAATGCGTTGGGAACAGCCTATATTGATAATATTAAAGTGAATAGTGAACTATTGGTTTTAGGGATTCAAGATTCTGGGTTTACTGCAAAAGAAGTATCAGTTTATCCTAATCCTGCAAGTGATTTTATACATATTAATTTTCCCGGTACAGTAAAAAAGATTGAGATCTATGACAAATCAGGAAGGATAATAAAAACCGAAACAAACAGTAGTAAAATGGATGTAAAAGGGCTGCCTTCAGGTGTATATATGGTTAATATCACAACTGAAAAAAAGAATTTTACAGAAAAAGTACTCATCAGATAA
- a CDS encoding ATP-dependent Clp protease adaptor ClpS has translation MNFYNSIKDYEDPKRQYEEEVLVLDDTDEVYKLVLHNDDVHTFDYVIDCLIEICKHTLEQAEQCTILVHYKGKCSVKTGSMDVLKPMHEKLISRELTSEIV, from the coding sequence ATGAATTTTTATAACAGTATAAAAGATTACGAAGACCCAAAACGGCAGTATGAGGAAGAAGTTCTCGTTCTGGATGATACGGATGAAGTCTATAAACTGGTACTGCATAACGACGATGTTCATACATTTGATTATGTCATAGACTGTCTGATCGAAATATGCAAACATACACTGGAGCAGGCTGAGCAATGTACAATCCTTGTTCACTACAAGGGCAAATGTAGCGTAAAAACAGGCTCAATGGATGTTTTAAAGCCTATGCATGAAAAATTAATTTCGCGCGAATTAACAAGCGAAATCGTATAA
- a CDS encoding FtsB family cell division protein produces the protein MEENNLIKDIQPKSETFKLIQKYVLNKYTITICLFLVWMVFFDKTSFLVINELNGEIRKYEEQLDFYKKEYEKNDAFYKKLMNNKSEKEKYARENYFMKKPNEEIFILVVDSTKVAKK, from the coding sequence ATGGAAGAAAACAACCTTATCAAAGACATTCAGCCGAAATCTGAAACATTCAAACTTATACAGAAATATGTTTTGAACAAGTATACCATTACGATTTGTCTGTTTTTGGTATGGATGGTTTTTTTCGATAAAACGTCATTTCTTGTAATTAATGAACTCAATGGTGAGATCAGAAAATATGAAGAGCAGCTGGACTTTTACAAAAAAGAATACGAAAAAAATGATGCTTTTTATAAAAAACTGATGAACAACAAATCAGAGAAAGAAAAATACGCAAGAGAAAATTATTTTATGAAAAAACCAAATGAAGAGATCTTCATTCTGGTGGTGGACAGTACAAAAGTTGCTAAAAAGTAA